One segment of Pan paniscus chromosome 20, NHGRI_mPanPan1-v2.0_pri, whole genome shotgun sequence DNA contains the following:
- the LOC100980151 gene encoding leukocyte immunoglobulin-like receptor subfamily A member 3 yields MTPILTVLICLGLSLDPRTHVQAGPLPKPTLWAEPGSVITQGSPVTLRCQGSLETQEYHLYREKKTALWITRIPQELVKKGQFPIPSITWEHAGRYCCIYGSHTAGRSESSDPLELVVTGAYSKPTLSALPSPVVTSGGNVTLQCDSQVAFDGFILCKEGEYEHPQCLNSHSHAHGSSRAIFSVGPVSPSRRWSYRCYGYDSRAPYVWSLPSDLLELLVPGVSKKPSLSVQPGPVVAPGEKLTLQCGSDVGYDRFVLFKEWGRDFLQRPGRQPQAGLSQANFTLGPVSRSYGGQYRCSGAHNLSSEWSAPSNPLDILIAGQIRARPFLSVRPGPTVASGENVTLLCQSQGGMHTFLLTKEGAADSPLRLKSKRQSHKYQAEFPMSPVTSAHAGTYRCYGSLSSNPYLLTHPSDPLELVVSGAAETLSPPQNKSDSKAGE; encoded by the exons GGCCCCTCCCCAAGCCCACCCTCTGGGCTGAGCCAGGCTCTGTGATCACCCAGGGGAGTCCCGTGACCCTCAGGTGTCAGGGGAGCCTGGAGACGCAGGAGTACCATctatatagagaaaagaaaacagcactCTGGATTACACGGATCCCACAGGAGCTTGTGAAGAAGGGCCAGTTCCCCATCCCATCCATCACCTGGGAACATGCAGGGCGGTATTGCTGTATCTATGGCAGCCACACTGCAGGCCGCTCAGAGAGCAGTGACCCCCTGGAGCTGGTGGTGACAG GAGCCTACAGCAAACCCACCCTctcagccctgcccagccctgtggTGACCTCAGGAGGGAATGTGACCCTCCAGTGTGACTCACAGGTGGCATTTGATGGCTTCATTCTGTGTAAGGAAGGAGAATATGAACACCCACAATGCCTGAACTCCCATTCCCATGCCCATGGGTCATCCCGGGCCATCTTCTCCGTGGGCCCCGTGAGCCCGAGTCGCAGGTGGTCGTACAGGTGCTATGGTTATGACTCGCGTGCTCCCTATGTGTGGTCTCTACCCAGTGATCTCCTGGAGCTCCTGGTCCCAG GTGTTTCTAAGAAGCCATCACTCTCAGTGCAGCCGGGTCCTGTTGTGGCCCCTGGGGAGAAGCTGACCCTCCAGTGTGGCTCTGATGTCGGCTACGACAGATTTGTTCTGTTCAAGGAGTGGGGACGCGACTTCCTCCAGCGCCCTGGCCGGCAGCCCCAGGCTGGGCTCTCCCAGGCCAACTTCACCCTGGGCCCTGTGAGCCGCTCCTACGGGGGCCAGTACAGATGCTCCGGTGCACACAACCTCTCCTCCGAGTGGTCGGCCCCCAGCAACCCCCTGGACATCCTGATCGCAG GACAGATCCGTGCCAGACCCTTCCTCTCCGTGCGGCCGGGCCCCACAGTGGCCTCAGGAGAGAACGTGACCCTGCTGTGTCAGTCACAGGGAGGGATGCACACTTTCCTTCTGACCAAGGAGGGGGCAGCTGATTCCCCGCTGCGTCTAAAATCAAAGCGCCAATCTCATAAGTACCAGGCTGAATTCCCCATGAGTCCTGTGACCTCGGCCCACGCGGGGACCTACAGGTGCTACGGCTCACTCAGCTCCAACCCCTACCTGCTGACTCACCCCAGTGACCCCCTGGAGCTCGTGGTCTCAG GAGCAGCTGAGACCCTCAGCCCACCACAAAACAAGTCCGACTCCAAGGCTGGTGAGTGA